A genomic segment from Aegilops tauschii subsp. strangulata cultivar AL8/78 chromosome 1, Aet v6.0, whole genome shotgun sequence encodes:
- the LOC109733782 gene encoding uncharacterized protein → MAEEPSAKRHHGEPSDKSSNLVDVHVPGEKREYTRTLTGVELHGKETLEIVCTSEPDKANEVMSRLKMKGGGLYPSFIGVDLEFTSDDEPPQMAAVLQLCVEELCLVYHIAAATKWPKRLKDFLQEEKLYTFVSFSIGGDKQMLNKSGLEINPNNFIDMQRKWKDPKTSKYYDSLADVAGGVIHPFYSGMKKKMDKREHKLWGTSPLPDNLITYAGIDAYPRTSHGRQSTTS, encoded by the exons ATGGCGGAGGAACCATCCGCCAAGCGTCATCATGGCGAGCCGTCGGACAAGAGCAGCAACCTTGTCGACGTTCACGTCCCCGGCGAGAAGCGCGAGTACACGAGAACCCTCACAGGAGTTGAGCTCCACGGCAAGGAGACGCTGGAGATCGTCTGCACCAGCGAACCAGACAAGGCCAACGAGGTGATGAGCAGGCTCAAGATGAAGGGCGGCGGCTTGTATCCGAGCTTCATCGGAGTTGATCTGGAGTTCACCAGCGATGATGAACCTCCACAGATGGCGGCAGTCCTGCAGTTGTGCGTCGAGGAACTCTGCTTGGTGTACCACATCGCAGCAGCCACAAAATG GCCCAAGCGCCTCAAAGACTTCCTGCAGGAGGAGAAATTGTACACATTTGTCAGTTTCAGCATTGGAGGTGACAAGCAGATGCTGAACAAGTCTGGTTTGGAGATCAACCCCAACAACTTCATTGACATGCAGCGCAAGTGGAAAGATCCAAAGACCAGCAAATACTACGACTCCTTGGCTGATGTTGCAGGCGGCGTAATCCACCCATTCTATAGCggcatgaagaagaagatggacaaGAGAGAACACAAACTGTGGGGGACCAGCCCGCTGCCAGACAACCTCATCACGTATGCAGGAATAGATGCGTACCCACGTACAAGTCATGGAAGACAATCGACAACATCGTGA
- the LOC141027727 gene encoding uncharacterized protein, whose amino-acid sequence MAEEPSTKRHQDESSDKSSNLVDVHVPGEKREYTKTLREVELHGKETLEIVCTSEPDKADEVISRLWRKLGGMLRRIVGVGVHYTNKDEPPQMAAVLQLCVDDHCLVYHITAATKWPKRLNELLQHETLFTFAGFSIESDKEKLKLSGLEINPNKFIDIQCKWRVPYTGKEYDSLTDVAASVIHPFYKGMKKNINT is encoded by the exons ATGGCGGAGGAACCGTCCACCAAGCGTCATCAAGACGAGTCGTCGGACAAGAGCAGCAACCTCGTCGATGTTCACGTCCCCGGCGAGAAGCGCGAGTACACCAAAACCCTCAGAGAGGTTGAGCTCCACGGCAAGGAGACGCTGGAGATCGTCTGCACCAGCGAACCAGACAAGGCCGACGAGGTGATCTCCAGGCTCTGGAGGAAGCTTGGCGGCATGCTTCGTAGGATCGTCGGCGTTGGTGTGCACTACACCAACAAAGATGAACCTCCCCAGATGGCAGCAGTCCTGCAGTTGTGCGTCGACGACCACtgcttggtgtaccacatcaCAGCGGCCACAAAATG GCCCAAGCGCCTGAACGAGTTGCTACAGCATGAGACGTTGTTCACATTTGCCGGTTTCAGCATTGAAAGCGACAAAGAGAAGCTGAAGTTGTCCGGTTTGGAGATCAACCCCAACAAGTTCATCGACATTCAGTGCAAGTGGAGAGTTCCATACACCGGAAAAGAGTACGACTCCTTGACTGATGTTGCAGCCAGCGTCATCCACCCATTCTACAAAGGCATGAAGAAGAACATCAACACGTAG